The sequence below is a genomic window from Anaerocolumna chitinilytica.
ATACAGTAATTAAAGACGGCTTTCACTTGTATGAGGATGTCTATCAAACTGAATAAAATGCACAACTATGCATTATAATGAAGTTATCGAAAAAGGCTGAAAATTCAGCCTTTTTTCTTTTCTGTTTCCGCTTAGACAAAGATTTTGTTATGTATTCCTGATAAGGAATTACGGAACTGCATTATTTTGCTCTGTAAATTATTGAGCGCAATATTTTACCCTTTACATATATTGGAAGCTTTATCTGCGCAATAAAGTAATACTACACAACAATTCAGTTCATTGTTAATTTTTTTTGTATATAGTAACATATGGATGTAACAAATAGAGCAGAACTTACCATCAACATTGAAAGTGTAAGGTAGTATAGAAACACATATTTCCTGCACATACTGGAGAAGCAATGATTACTTTTTGGTAAGCAAAAGCAAAAACTATGAAAAAGAAGGGCGGAATGAATTTATGAAAAAAATGATAGCAGTGCTGTTATGCCTTATGATGGTAGTGTCATTGGCAGGGTGCGGCACCAAAGACAGCTCAGGCAGCAAGGGCGGAAAAGTAGATGTAGGTATCGTACTTCCTACAAAGGATGAACCCAGATGGTTACAGGACAAGGCAAAATTCGAAGAAGTAATCAAGAAATCCAACAAATCTGTAGAAGTTTTATTCAGCCAGGGTTCCTCAGCTAATGAGAAAACAAACGTTGAAACTTTAATCAATAAAGGTATCAAAGTATTAATTATCTGTGCTCAGGATGCTGCTGCCGCAGCAGAAACTGTGAAAGAAGCAAAAGATGCCGGAATAACAGTTATCGCATATGACAGATTAATCACCGGAACCGATGCAGTTGATTATTATGTAACTTTCGACAGCTTAGCTGTTGGTGCTGCTATGGGTCAGTATCTTGCTGACAATGCAACCGGTACTGGAAATCCTCTTTATCTGTATGCAGGTGCTGCAACCGATAACAACGCTTTCCTTTTCTTCCAGGGTGCATGGAATATTTTACAGCCTAAGATTGCTGACGGAACATTCGTAATCAAGAATTCCTCAGAAGCTGTTGGCTTACAGGCAACGAAAGATCTCTCCCATGAGCAGTTAGCATCCATTATCGGACAGGTAACTACCAACTGGGATTTCAATGAAGCAAAATCCAAAGCAGAAGCTCACTTAACAGCAGTTACTGCAGCTGATAAAGGCAAATGCTATGTATTAGCTCCTAACGATGGTACAGCACGTTCTATCGCTGATGTATTTGCAGCAGATGCAGATGTTTCTCAGTACTTCATTACCGGACAGGATTCTGAAAAAGCTTCCGTTCAGTATGTAATCGACGGAAAACAGTCCATGACAGTATTTAAAGATACACGTACACTTGCAACAGATGCTATGAATATGGCTATTTCCGTAATCGACGGAAAAACACCTGCTACAGATACTACTTATAACAACGGAAATAAAGATGTTCCTGCTAAACAGACACCTATCGTTGTTGTAACAAAGGATAATGTAAAAGCAGCATTAATTGATTCCGGATACTATCAGGCATCTGATTTTACAGGATTACAATAATTCATTAAGAACCGGCTAAAAGGGCAAGTTAGTAAGGGAACGCCTGAACGAGTGACCTGCCCTTTTACCGGTTAATTTCATGAAATACTATACTTATCGGAACTAAAAGTCAATGAAAAATAGAAGAGAAAGATGGGTGAAAGAATGAGTGACTATATTTTAGAAATGCGGAATATTGTCAAAGAATTTCCCGGTGTAAAAGCTTTGAGCAATGTTAATTTCAAAGTTAAACGCGGAGAAATTCATTGCCTTGTCGGGGAAAACGGAGCCGGCAAGTCCACCCTCATGAAGGTATTATCAGGGGTATACCCCTTCGGCACCTATGGCGGTGATATCGTTTATAACGGAGATATTGTACAGTTTAAATCTATTGCAGACAGTGAGACTGCAGGTATAGCAATTATTTATCAGGAGCTTGCATTAATTCCTGAACTTAGTGTTTATGAGAATATATACTTCGGACATGAAATCATGGAAGGAAGATTAATTAACTGGAACCAGACAATCGTAGAAGCCAGTAAAATGCTGAAAAAGGTAAGGTTAAATATTAATCCTTCTACTAAAATAAAGGATTTAGGTGTTGGTAACAGACAGCTCGTAGAAATAGCAAAGGCTTTAAGCAAGAATGTAAAGTTGTTAATTCTGGATGAACCAACAGCAGCATTAAATGAAGATGACAGTGCCAATCTTCTTGACCTGTTAAGAGAATTAAAAGAGCAGGGTGTTACCAGTATTATGATATCCCATAAATTAAAAGAAATTGTATCCATCGCAGATACAGTAACTGTATTAAGAGACGGTTCCACAATCTGTTCCATCGATGCAAAGGAACAGACGATTACGGAGCAGGATATTATCAAATACATGGTAGGAAGAGAAATAGAAAATATCTATCCTAAGAGAGAGAAATACCAGGGAGGAGAAGTATGTCTTGAGGTTAAGAACTGGACAGTAACTGACCAGGAAGCCGGCAGAGAAATCCTTCATGATGTTAATATAAAAGTTCGTAAAGGTGAAATCGTAGGAATTGCAGGACTTATGGGTGCGGGCAGAACAGAATTTGCCTTAAGTATCTTCGGTAATACTCCCGGCTACAAGATTTCAAGCGGACAGGTATTTGTAGATGGTAAAGAAAAGCAGTTAAAACACCCAAGGGAAGCCATGGATGCCGGTATTGCTTATGTAACTGAAGACAGAAAAGGAAATGGTCTTGTTCTTATCCAGGACATTAAATATAACACAACGATTGCCAATCTTGATAAATTAACAGAAGGCCTTGTCATTAACGAAAACGAAGAGATTACAGTTGCAAATGATCTCAAGAAGTCCATTGGTATAAAGGCTCCTTCCATTAAGCAATATGTCGGAAATTTAAGCGGTGGTAATCAGCAGAAGGTTTCCCTTGCTAAATGGCTCTTTGTTGGACCCAAGGTATTAATCCTTGACGAGCCTACAAGAGGTATTGATGTAGGTGCGAAATTCGAAATCTATTCCTTAATGAATCGTTTGGTGGAAGAGGGTATGAGCATCATTATGATTTCTTCTGAACTTCTTGAGGTACTTGGTATGAGTGATAGAATCTACGTAATGTCAGAAGGTACTATAACCGGAGAAGTATTGGCAGAAGAGGCAACAGAACAGAAAATCATGGCAATGGCTACAAGAGTAAAGTAGGAAAATAAAAAGCATTTTTCTACACAAATTAATGCAGACATTATATTCACAGATTGTCAGCAGGACGGAGGATTAGTATGAACGAAAACAGCAAGGCTAAAATG
It includes:
- a CDS encoding ATP-binding cassette domain-containing protein is translated as MSDYILEMRNIVKEFPGVKALSNVNFKVKRGEIHCLVGENGAGKSTLMKVLSGVYPFGTYGGDIVYNGDIVQFKSIADSETAGIAIIYQELALIPELSVYENIYFGHEIMEGRLINWNQTIVEASKMLKKVRLNINPSTKIKDLGVGNRQLVEIAKALSKNVKLLILDEPTAALNEDDSANLLDLLRELKEQGVTSIMISHKLKEIVSIADTVTVLRDGSTICSIDAKEQTITEQDIIKYMVGREIENIYPKREKYQGGEVCLEVKNWTVTDQEAGREILHDVNIKVRKGEIVGIAGLMGAGRTEFALSIFGNTPGYKISSGQVFVDGKEKQLKHPREAMDAGIAYVTEDRKGNGLVLIQDIKYNTTIANLDKLTEGLVINENEEITVANDLKKSIGIKAPSIKQYVGNLSGGNQQKVSLAKWLFVGPKVLILDEPTRGIDVGAKFEIYSLMNRLVEEGMSIIMISSELLEVLGMSDRIYVMSEGTITGEVLAEEATEQKIMAMATRVK
- a CDS encoding substrate-binding domain-containing protein; amino-acid sequence: MKKMIAVLLCLMMVVSLAGCGTKDSSGSKGGKVDVGIVLPTKDEPRWLQDKAKFEEVIKKSNKSVEVLFSQGSSANEKTNVETLINKGIKVLIICAQDAAAAAETVKEAKDAGITVIAYDRLITGTDAVDYYVTFDSLAVGAAMGQYLADNATGTGNPLYLYAGAATDNNAFLFFQGAWNILQPKIADGTFVIKNSSEAVGLQATKDLSHEQLASIIGQVTTNWDFNEAKSKAEAHLTAVTAADKGKCYVLAPNDGTARSIADVFAADADVSQYFITGQDSEKASVQYVIDGKQSMTVFKDTRTLATDAMNMAISVIDGKTPATDTTYNNGNKDVPAKQTPIVVVTKDNVKAALIDSGYYQASDFTGLQ